One Aneurinibacillus migulanus genomic window, GTAGGCTCTGTTCCGCCGCGTTCGTAGCAGGCTGGTCCAGGGGTAGCACCTGCGCTTTGCGGACCGTTGCGCAGGGAGCCGCCTTCATCGATCCAAGCGAGGCTTCCACCGCCTGCGCCAATGGTTAGAATTTCAATGCTAGGGAATCCGATTGGATATCCATACTCAATGTACCAATCTTTCGTAACGCGGAGCTCTCCGTTATACATAAGGGAGATGTCGGTGCTTGTGCCCCCCATGTCCAGCCCGATCGCATTCTGGAACCCGCATAGCTTTGCGATGTGGGCGCTGGCAATAGCACCTGCTGCGATTCCGGAGCTGGCCAGACGTGCGGCATAACGTGGGACTGTCTCGGAAGTCATGACTCCACCGCCTGAGTGCAATACGAGCACATCACCATCATAGCCATCTGTATGTAAAGAGGCCGACAATTCTTGAATGTATTTGCTTACGATAGGTCCAAGGACGGCATTAGCAATCGTCGTACTGAACCGTTCATGTTCGAAGATTTCCGGTAATGTATCGCTTGATGTGCAAACATACACATCCGGCATTTCTTCTTGAATAATTTCTTTCATTCGTTGTTCGTTCTGGCCATTGACATATGCATTCATGAAGCAGATGGCTACAGATTGTACGCCACGTCGCTTAAGGATACGAACAAGGTCACGCGCTTCTTCTTCATCGAGGGGAGTCAGAACTTTTCCGTTATAATCAACCCGCTCCAGCACTTCAAAACGATCGCGCCGACGAATATACGGAGGCGCTACGTCTTCATATGCATCCCACAGCTCCAGCTTCGTACCGCGTCGAATTTCAGGTACGTCCCGGAATCCTTTTGATGCGATGAAAGCTGTCTTCGGCAGACGCCTTGTAATAAGTGCATTCGTTCCAACCGTTGTACCGTGGGAGAAAAGGGTAATGTCCTGTAATGGAACGGCGGAATTTTTTACGCCCTCTAGAATGCCACGGGCAGGATTGTCAGGGGTAGAGGAGACTTTGGTAACTGTGATTTCCCCTTGCTCT contains:
- a CDS encoding hydantoinase/oxoprolinase family protein encodes the protein MGKYRVAVDVGGTFTDVFVFDEEQGEITVTKVSSTPDNPARGILEGVKNSAVPLQDITLFSHGTTVGTNALITRRLPKTAFIASKGFRDVPEIRRGTKLELWDAYEDVAPPYIRRRDRFEVLERVDYNGKVLTPLDEEEARDLVRILKRRGVQSVAICFMNAYVNGQNEQRMKEIIQEEMPDVYVCTSSDTLPEIFEHERFSTTIANAVLGPIVSKYIQELSASLHTDGYDGDVLVLHSGGGVMTSETVPRYAARLASSGIAAGAIASAHIAKLCGFQNAIGLDMGGTSTDISLMYNGELRVTKDWYIEYGYPIGFPSIEILTIGAGGGSLAWIDEGGSLRNGPQSAGATPGPACYERGGTEPTNSDANLVLGRLGTELLDGQMTLNIEKAQEVVRHIAEPFGYTEEEAANAIIKVANANMCDALRLISVRRGYDPRDFALVVFGGAGALHGAHLAKEMEIPTVIVPPHPGITSAMGCLLVDVRHDISKTYLVNVKEASLTELEKEYINMEVEAAELLAEEGVADDHIELTRYIDMRYMGQWRSLSIPISRPIGSLEEALEQFHKEHEREFAFSNPEQGVEIYGLRVTATGVVPKPDLPTSEPEGRLEDAIKGTRSVYFEESGGFTESTVYSRSLLPVGSIFMGPAIIEQLDSTVVVPPEFIAEVDAYKNLILTCKDKEEK